A genomic stretch from Solanum stenotomum isolate F172 chromosome 8, ASM1918654v1, whole genome shotgun sequence includes:
- the LOC125874031 gene encoding LOB domain-containing protein 12-like encodes MGVGNSPCASCKLLRRRCAKDCIFSPYFPCDDPHKFAIVHKVFGASNISKMLQEVPANERADAVSSLVYEANARMRDPVYGCVGAISYLQNQVTQLQMQLAMAQAEILCIQMQSEPPQAAAAAAFPMTPDNQLVPNDHDIDKSFFLSDQYLNFDSTSHKCCNSQDGLFLWR; translated from the exons ATGGGTGTAGGAAACTCACCATGTGCTTCATGTAAGCTGCTGAGACGCCGTTGCGCCAAGGACTGCATATTTTCTCCTTACTTCCCTtgtgatgatcctcacaaatttGCCATTGTTCATAAGGTCTTTGGCGCCAGCAATATCAGCAAAATGTTACAG GAGGTTCCGGCGAATGAAAGAGCGGATGCAGTGAGCAGTTTAGTGTATGAAGCAAATGCAAGAATGAGAGACCCTGTATATGGCTGTGTGGGTGCAATATCCTATTTGCAGAACCAGGTCACCCAGTTGCAAATGCAGCTAGCAATGGCTCAAGCTGAAATACTTTGCATCCAAATGCAATCTGAGCCACCAcaagcagcagcagcagcagcttTTCCCATGACACCAGATAATCAATTAGTACCAAATGATCATGACATTGACAAATCCTTTTTTCTCTCAGATCAGTACCTCAACTTTGACTCTACCTCCCATAAATGTTGTAATTCTCAAGATGGACTCTTTCTTTGGAGATAA